Part of the Amyelois transitella isolate CPQ chromosome 15, ilAmyTran1.1, whole genome shotgun sequence genome, ttattattgtatgaatTTTAGCAtacttaagtaaaatatataatcgtaAAAAGTTAACTAGACCTTAACCCACGATCCAATATAGGTTAAGGGAGCTTCtgaaaggttgcggaggtcagacggtagCTTCAGGTAATGACTTAACTCCAAGATCGGGGTTACAGgaccccgggcttctctccagtgAGGAGAGAACGTAACCGGGACTTACACCAGGGTAATGCCGACGACCCTTAAAAGTTTTTGCATTTTGAAGCATGAATTACCATAAACGGTCAGCTTTTATGGTAATTCGTACTTCGACAACGAACGAACAAACGGACAAAACCACAGATTAGATGCCGGGAAAGATAATTAGTTCATTAGTTAGTTTCCGAATTGGTCCATGAACTAATTGGTGTCAGAATGATATTTATGACTTCACTAGTTTTAACTTGCTAcacgtaaaatattattttttctttggaGATAtcgaaaaaagtatttattctatatatctctcaaaatatataaaataggtcTCCGACTGgctaatttcttttatttattgattttttggtttttttttttcaagttgtttttattcagatttcGCATTTTCCAAGCTCTTATTATcagaacatacatattttacccGTACACTTTCcttcatattttatactaaatcCTTTCGTACTGCATCGTTTgttatttgacttttttttcagaatcagAGTTTGGTTTTAGGAGATCAGCTAAAATTATAGCTGTATTTTCCtagaaatcaaatcaaattaaacatGTTTGggatatttattacaataaatatttttaagttttcgtTTACTTTGGAATAATATGTTACGGGAAAATgtacttaaaaacaaatgcaacTAAAACTCCACTCTTCCTGaactaatttaaaactgtatattttcattaaaacaattattttatacattgaaTACAATCGGGACAACAATTGCTCTTCAATTTGTCTAACGaccgtaatttttttatttttgttgttttctgaaaaactctttttttatttgtggctAGTTGCAATCATAAAACGGTTGCTTATTTTCAATCAGTAAGCAGGGACAAATGAGTTTGCTAGAGAAGCGATGTCGGTACAaactaatacatataataatattttaagtggCTGTTTGTATTTGAAagattttgcaaaaaaaaaatatatatatgtggaTTTGAATGAGGTTCtgtcagatgtttggctttatCCTATTTCAAAATAggtgtacaaatatttttgactctACTACTTACTTTTCTCATAAAGAGGCATgatattatgttataaatttagtgatattatgttataaatttaataagaatttctataagtgtgatgttatacatacacgttaaaaatttttttgcatgAATATGTTATTACTACTCGTATCTTCATCCAAAACTAAAATGATACTGAATTGGTCCCATATCATTATGCAATTCACATATGATTCAGTTAGAATCAAAATTTATGGCTTTAGTGATTTCGACGTCCCTATTCAATAAATCATGTGCTATCTGAGACTTTTCATATATGTAGTAAATTATTATGCCGCGTAAGTGGCCTTAtgcatattttatgataatgatATTTCCTGATATATCATTGTTGGGCTTGATTTATGTCTCTGTTACCTAATTTCCGGGAATCTACGGTGGATTATGGCTGGAGACAATggttagataattattttgataagtaaaataaagacGCTAAATATACCTTAAAAGTTAAGGATATGTAGCAATATTACGTTAAAACGTTATGAAATCATTGTCTTTGTTAAGggagtattaaaaaaaactaaattttaaaggttgtaagaaactaaagccaggagaggTTTGCAATctattttttccataatttgTACGAGTAAGTCTAAAaggtattaaaaattaaccaaGAAATATCGTGAACATATTTCGATTGATTTATCgatatattataatgtaataatattataacatgtttatttatcacgatatagtttatttatttatagacgtAAAATCCATCTTTAAGAAACTAATATCGAAAAACATTCCTAAACGAATTCCGATAAAGAAATACGAGGCATAAACCCTCTCGCACTGGGCGTAATAGCATTAAAGTCGTAAATAACGAAAAGTTCCTACTCACCATCCAAGTAAACTACCGCCGAAACAGACTTATCATTCTCCACGACCGGGCGGATGGTCTCATACGACATCGTTTGCAAAAGATTGTCTCTCAGATCTAAAACTACCAGTCCGCGTATATCTTCCAATATATCTTCGTAAAACGTCGTCAACTTGTTACCAGACAGAGTGAGCTTCCGCAACTGAGTCAGCCCGCTGAATGCTCTATCTGATATGTATTCTATAGCGTTGTTATCAATAAGCAATTCCTTCAGGCTCCAGGACTCGCTGAAGGCCAAATTGCCAATCATTGCTAATTTGTTGTTCCTCAAATTCAATCGAGACAGGTTCTCTAAGCCCTCGAACATCTCTCTCGTTATTACtgatatgtaattattatctaaCCGTAATTCCATCAAGTTGTTCAAATGCTTGAAACACCCTTCGTGTATTAAACTAATATTGTTGTTAGACAGATGTAAGACGTGCAAATTCGGTAAATTGAAAAACACGTCTGTTCTCAGTTCGGAAATTTGATTATCTTCCAGACTCAAGTTCGACAACATCATCATTTGCGCGAACGAATGTCGTTCCAATGTGgttattttgtttgatttaaGAATGATCTGCCTTATCGAAGAGGAGTTCGTGAAGGCGTACGGCGCAATTCTTCTTATAGTCCCGAATTGTATCGAGACATGTTTTAATCTGTCGAGTCTAACTATAGCTTTGGCTGGAACAAAAGTTAACGCGTCGTCTGAGCGAACGTTAAACATGAGATGTTCTATTTGAGGCTGTGATGAGAAACTAGGCCAAATGGGGTCGTCTTCTGTTATACCGCCGCTGAAGACCCAACAATCGGCCGTGGTAGCTGACTTCTGTTTGTTACTATCGCAGTAACAATGCACTTTGGCTCTGCGATCACTTATGTCACATACATTGATAAATATTGGCGAGTGATAATATATCCTGTCGAGTTTAACTTTCGTGTCGTTCTTGCTTTCTGTCACTGTCAGTTTTACTGTCATCAATGACGCGATGATGATAATGTATTTGGTTATTTGTTCCATTGCTTGCCTATtatctgaaacaaaagaaaggtGTTATTAGTTAAATGCGTTACATGTCAGAATaaaatttgcatatttttacTAGAAGTGAATTATTATAagcccaaaataacaaattactaCGTCAT contains:
- the LOC106130293 gene encoding connectin-like, which gives rise to MEQITKYIIIIASLMTVKLTVTESKNDTKVKLDRIYYHSPIFINVCDISDRRAKVHCYCDSNKQKSATTADCWVFSGGITEDDPIWPSFSSQPQIEHLMFNVRSDDALTFVPAKAIVRLDRLKHVSIQFGTIRRIAPYAFTNSSSIRQIILKSNKITTLERHSFAQMMMLSNLSLEDNQISELRTDVFFNLPNLHVLHLSNNNISLIHEGCFKHLNNLMELRLDNNYISVITREMFEGLENLSRLNLRNNKLAMIGNLAFSESWSLKELLIDNNAIEYISDRAFSGLTQLRKLTLSGNKLTTFYEDILEDIRGLVVLDLRDNLLQTMSYETIRPVVENDKSVSAVVYLDGNPLNCNCRLSWVYVLRNETKHSNLRSALEKISCITDESNDRLSSQEDIENENQNVLSDDTYDYYDKNEDYNAKVKTSKAKKLIDIPLETLPCPKEIMQTIVETYGHPVQNEIRLKAFSSVGRIAPHLIVIIMLAMF